The DNA segment CCTACTGGCCTGCCCCACCACCACCTCTACCCAGGGAGACCAAGACCCTCACCTCTCATTTCCGTGGCTGAGGAGCCATTGGACCAGGCCGTCCACTTGTTCCTGTGCCTGCTGATTTCCTGGACTCTGCAGATGTAATGCCCTTGGTCGGAGGGCTGCAGTGTCAAGACGGAGAGCCTGTAGAGCGCCCCCCGCTGCTCCTCCAGCAGGCGCAGCCTCCGCCGTTTGGCACTGCGGCTGAAATTCCCATAGTACTGCACCACCCGGAGCTTGGTCATCTTCACCATCAAGGCCTCCTGGGAGTCGGAGGAGTGTGCAAAGAACCAGCGCACGGCCAGCAAGCTGTCCTTCCGCCTTTTCTGGGAGACGTGGCAGAGGAGAGTGGCATTCTCCCCCTCCAGGTAGTCAACCACAGGCCCCGGGGACACAGTGACATTGAGGGCCGCACAGACCTCTGCAGAGAaaaaggggagaagagaggatgaGGAGGGCCCCAAGTCCCCCTGTGGGCAGTCCACAGTCTAGGAGCCAGGAAATGCCTCCACGCACTGGGCATCCTGGTGCT comes from the Pan troglodytes isolate AG18354 chromosome 8, NHGRI_mPanTro3-v2.0_pri, whole genome shotgun sequence genome and includes:
- the VSTM4 gene encoding V-set and transmembrane domain-containing protein 4 isoform X6, whose amino-acid sequence is MRLLALAAAALLARAPAPEVCAALNVTVSPGPVVDYLEGENATLLCHVSQKRRKDSLLAVRWFFAHSSDSQEALMVKMTKLRVVQYYGNFSRSAKRRRLRLLEEQRGALYRLSVLTLQPSDQGHYICRVQEISRHRNKWTAWSNGSSATEMRGVSSHPVERGAFLGISLVILPHSLPFTTDLTMASFLQSS